The stretch of DNA CAGGCCATATCGGTGATATGTAACAGACCGTCAATACCACCCAGATCCAGGAAGGCACCATAATCGGTGAGATTCTTCACAACGCCTTTTACTACGACACCTTCCTTGAGCCGCGCAAGCAACGCTTCACGCTCAGCGCTATTTTCGCTCTCGACCACCGCGCGCCGGGACACCACTACATTATTGCGGCGGCGGTCGATCTTGATGACCTTGAAATCTAATGGCTTGCCTTCAAGATAGCTGGTATCACGCACGGGCCGTACGTCAACAAGGGACCCCGGCAAGAAAGCTCGGACCTTATCGATATCTACCGTAAAGCCGCCCCGTACCTTTTCGGTGATGATCCCAATCACCGTGTGTCCGGCCTCAAAGGCGTCCTCCAACTGTTTCCAAGCCAAAAAGCGTTTAGCCTTATCCCGGGACAGCCGAGTCTCACCGAAACCGTCCTCTACCGCATCGAGGGCGACATCAACCTTATCGCCAACAGCAACTTCGACTTCTCCGCTGTCGTTATAGAACTGCTCGATTGGGATAAGACCTTCAGATTTTAGTCCGGCGTTAACAACCACGAGATCCTGGCCAACCTCTACCACCGTGCCAGATACAATGGCGCCAGGACGCATCCGCTCTTCGATTTGGCTCTGTTCAAATAAGTCCGCAAAACATTCCATAATGATTCGTTCGGTCTAAATAGCCCGCAACACAATCGCCACGCCTTACCCGCAGCAGGGTTTCCCAATTGCCCAACCCTAAGCTCAGAACAGGGCTGAGTACGCCGGGAGACGTTCGCGCACTACCCCCCCTACATGCTCAACCATTGCGGCAATATCGACGCCCGTCGTATCGACAACAATGGCATCAGGCGCTGGTTTTAAGGGGGAGACAGTACGCTGACTATCCCGCGAATCGCGTTCGGCTATATCCGCCAAAAGCTGACCGAGGTTAACATCGATTCCTTTTTGTTTCAACTGTTTATGACGCCTGGCGGCGCGTTCCGTCTGACTGGCGGTCAGAAAAATTTTCACATCCGCATCAGGGAAAACGACGGTTCCCATGTCACGGCCGTCAGCGACGAGTCCGGGCGGCTGGCGAAATGCCTTTTGTCGTCCAAGCAACGCCTTGCGAACTAAAGGGTATCCCGCGACGCGCGAGGCGTCCCGAGCACAGGATTCGCTGCGTATCATTTGACTCGCGTCATCACCCTCGAGAATTACCGAAACCTCGCCTTCCTCCGTATAACCGGGAAACATCACCTCCAAATCTGCCGCAATCGCGGCTAATCGGCGATCGTCATTAAGGACTATGTTTCGACGTGCTGCCGCAATCGCAAGCGCACGATACAGCGCACCGCTATCCAGGATGTGCCAATCTAAGAGACTCGCTAAATGGCGAGACAAGGTGCCCTTGCCAGTGCCGCCTGGTCCATCAACGGTGATGACAGGAACGTGTGTTTCATGCATGCCTTTTCTTTTCCACGACAATATCAAAGCCTGCACCACGTGCGAACTCGGCAAAGCCGGGGAACGACGTGTCAACGTTCGCGCAATTTTGGATTGCGACAGGTGCTGACGCGCAAAGCCCTGCAACTGCAAACGCCATCGCGACGCGATGATCGCCCGCACTATCGACAGATCCCCCATGCAAGCGCCCTCCGTTAATTCGAATTCCGTCATCCGTTGGTTCGGCATGGACGCCCAAGACTCTGAGGCCCTTTGCCATCACTTCGATGCGGTCACTTTCCTTGACGCGCAGTTCCGCCGCGCCTGTCACAACGGTTTGCCCTCGGGCACACGCGGCGGCGATGAAGATGACTGGGAACTCGTCGATTGCCCGTGACACCTGCGAAGAGGGGATCTGAATCCCATGCAGTGGGCTCGCGCGCACCTGAATGTCTGCTACCGGTTCACCGGTCATCTCGCGTCGATTACGCACTGTGATATCAGCACCCATCTCCTGCAGCACCTCGATGACGGCTGTTCGTGTGGGGTTAATGCCAACCTCCTCCAAGAGAATGTCTGAACCGTCGACTAGCGCTGCGCTGACAATAAAAAACGCCGCCGATGAGATATCCGCGGGCACTTGGATTTCGGTCGCGACCAGCCGCCCGCCGCCCTCCAGGCAGACCCTTCCCGTGCTGCAAGTGATCGGATACCCAAACTGCGCCAGGAGACGCTCCGTATGATCCCTTGTTGCAGCAGGCTCCATCACACAGGTCTGCCCTTTGGCATACAGTCCTGCCAGCAGCACACAGGACTTGATCTGGGCGCTGGCAACGGGCATCTGATATTCGATTCCCACAAGCCGTTGCTGTCCAAAGATATGCAACGGCAGCGTACCCTGCTCGCTTAAGGTAACCCGAGCGCCCATCCGTGCCAGCGGTTCTGCCACACGTTGCATAGGCCTTTGCGATAGTGACGCATCCCCCGTTAACTCGGAATCGAATGATTGACCGGCGAGCACCCCCGCAAGCAACCGCACAGAGGTCCCGGAATTACTGAGGTAAAGCGGCCCTTGCGGGGCGGAGAAACCACCGAGCCCCACCCCGTGAATCGCTAGGTTTCCTGCTTCCTGTCGTTCGATATCCACACCCATGGCGCGCAGCGCCTCCAAACTCGCCAGGGTATCGTCGCCTGCAAGGAAGCCGCTCACCTGAGTGACACCATCGGCTAGCGCCCCAAGCATCAAACTGCGGTGTGAGATGGACTTGTCACCGGGCACACGGAGACGACCAGAAACTGGCCCGCCAGGGGCGACCTGGAACGTAATGGCCCTTAGGCTACCCATTCACGATTCAGGATCCACATCATGGCCTGATTTGCTCGTGCCGCCTTGCGTGTTCCGTTCTGCGGCATAGTCATCCCGAGCAGCTTTGGCGCGCGTCAGCACCTCCATGACCGCTTGGCTATCATCCCGGCGGATCGCGTCCTTGATCTCCTCGAGATGCGCACCGAACTGCTCGAGCATTCGGACCAGATTGTCACGATTGGCAAAACAGATATCGTGCCACATGCGCGGGCTGCTCGAAGCGATCCGTGTAAAGTCGGCAAAGCCACCTGCCGCAAAGCGAAAGATGTCTTGCCGTTCATCCATTCGTGTCAAGCAATCCACGAGGGAATACGCCAAAACGTGTGGAAGATGGCTAGTCGCGGCCAGAAGCCTGTCGTGCCGCTCGGCCCCCATCGTAACCACCTCGGCTCCCGTCTTCTCCCACATCATTTGCACGCGCTCTACCGCTATCGCATCTGTTTCATCCAACGGAGTCAGGATCACGCGATGCCCCTCAAACAATTCTGCACAGGATGCTTCCACCCCGCTTTTCTCAGTGCCCGCGACAGGGTGCCCAGGAACAAACAGCCTAAAATGGCGGTTCAAAAATGCGCGGGCCGCTGCGACAACCTGCTCCTTGGCGCTCCCCGCATCGGTGACAATGGCATCGGCGTTGAGTTGCCCAGCCATGGACTGAAACACCGCTTTCGTCGTGCCGAGTGGCGTTGCAACGACTACCATGTCTGCGCCTCTAACAGCGCTACCAACATCTGTATTGAATTCGTCGATAACGCCGAGCGCCACTGCCTTCTTCAGGCGTTCCCTATCCCGGGCGCAGCCGACTACGTACTCACACGCCTTGGCTCGTTTAAGTGCACGCGCCAAAGAGCCGCCGATGAGGCCGACCCCGACGATGGCGAGTCGATGGATTAACGCCACAACAATGGGACCTTGGGCCCAATGGATGACGCCGTCTTAGCCCGCATGTCCGCGCTTCCCTTACGTATCCGACTATGACGCTTCATGACATCGCACCAAGGACCTGTTCCAGCGCCGCGATGAACCGGGCATTTTCATGCTCCTGACCCACGGTGATCCGAAGATGATTCTCCAAGCCATAGTTTTCCACCGGACGGACGATAACACCTTCATGCAACAGGGCCTCATAGATAGATCTGGCGGGCCTTTTGAAGTCGACACAGACGAAGTTCGCGACCGAGGGTGTATAGTGCAGGCCAAGGCGCCGGAACGCCTCGGTGAGCTGTTCCATGCCAGCATGATTAAGCGAAACACTGCGCTTGATGTAGGCTTCATCGCCAAGCGCCGCTTGTGCCGCGGCCAGCGCTAGACTGTTGACATTAAACGGTTGTCGAACACGATTTAACAGCTCAGCGACGCCCACCTGGGACACCCCGTACCCCACCCTAAGACCTGCAAGACCATAGGCTTTCGAAAAGGTGCGCGTGACGATGAGGTTCGCGTGGCGCTGAACCCACGGGATACAGCTCGCATAGTGAGGCACATCGACATACTCACTATAGGCCTCGTCCACAACAATCAACACGTGATGTGGCAGGGCCTCAATAAATGCCATCAACGCAGACTCTTCCACCCAAGTGCCTGTAGGATTATTGGGATTTGCAATGAAGACGAGCCGTGTGTTCTCGGTCACAGCGGCTTCCATTGCGGCAAGATTGTGACCCAGTGCTTGCGCAGGGGTGATAATCGCTTTGGCCCCGACCGCCTGCGTCACAATCGGGTAAACAGCAAAGGCATGCTCTGAGAAGATGACTTCATGGGAGGGCGTCACAAAAACACGTGTGATAAGCTCAAGGATCTCATTAGAGCCATTACCTAAGGTGATCTCGCCAAACCCGACGCCGTGTTTTTCGGCCAAGGCCTCTTTGAGCTTGATGCCGCTACCATCCGGGTACCGGGCAATTTCCGGCAGACAAGCGCCGATCGCCTCGAGGGCCAACGGGCTCGGGCCCAGCGGATTTTCATTGGACGCGAGCTTAACAATGGAGTCAAGGTCCAGCTCCTGACGCAATGCCTCGATCGATTTTCCAGGCTCATAACGCTTAAGTCCCCGCGCACCTGGGGTCGCCAGCTCCACGACATCACAAGACACAATGGATCCCTAGAGCACAGCTCGCGGATAGGAACCCAAGCGCTTCAGCATGGACGCGCGTTCCTCCAGTTGCTTCAGTGCGTCGGCGATTGCGTTATCCTCCGCATGACCTTCGATATCCACGAAAAAGACATATTCCCACATACCGCGGCGCGACGGTCTGGACTCGATGCGTGTCATGCTGATGCCATTGCTCGCGAAGGACTCTAACATCTGGTGCAAGACACCGGGTTTATTGGGAGAAGAAAAGAGCAGCGAGGTTTTGTCGTTTCCGCTGGGCGGCGTTGATTGCCGTCCGATCACCAGAAACCGGGTGGTGTTATCGGGCTCGTCTTCGATGTTGTTGACGAGACGTTTAATCTCATAATGATCCCCCGCCGATTCGCCCGCAATCGCGGCCGCACCGGCTTCTTCTGCTGCACGCCGCGCAGCTTCCGCATTGCTGTTAACTGGGATCCGCTCCACACGGGGCAGATGGTTATCAAGCCATCGACGGCACTGGGCTAGTGACTGCTGATGAGAATAGATCCGCCTAACCTGTTGTAGATCCCCCGCATTGGAGAACAGATGATGATGAATCCTGAGCTCAACTTCGCCGCAGATCTTAAGCGGCGAGTTAATGAACATATCCAACGTATGGTTGACAACCCCCTCGATGGAATTTTCCACGGGGACTACACCGTAGTCGCACGCACTCGACTCCACCTCTCTGAAAACCTCATCAATGTTGTCGAAGGCCGTCGTGCGCACCGAGTGCCCAAAGTGCTTGAGCGCTGCCGTTTGGGTGAAGGTCCCTTCCGGCCCCAGAAAAGCAATCTGCAACGGCTGTTCCAGGGCGAGACAGGCCGACATGATCTCCCTGAAAAGCCGAGCCATCTCCTCGTCTGATAGTGGCCCCTCATTGCGGGCGATTACCCGATGGAGGATCCGCGCTTCACGCTCGGGCCGATAATAGCTGTCATCACTCGATGCACCACCTTTGGCGTGGGCTACCTGTGTCGCAAGCTTGGCACGCTCACTGATAAGTTTAACGAGCTGGGTATCCAGTTCGTCGATACGCTCGCGCAGCGAGTTGAGTCTATTGCTTTCGGACATCGTATCTGAGCAAAAATAGGCCTTGTTGTTCTCGGTGAGAGGCCCCCAAAGAAAAGAATAATACTCTGAAATCTTAA from Gammaproteobacteria bacterium encodes:
- a CDS encoding S1 RNA-binding domain-containing protein, which codes for MMECFADLFEQSQIEERMRPGAIVSGTVVEVGQDLVVVNAGLKSEGLIPIEQFYNDSGEVEVAVGDKVDVALDAVEDGFGETRLSRDKAKRFLAWKQLEDAFEAGHTVIGIITEKVRGGFTVDIDKVRAFLPGSLVDVRPVRDTSYLEGKPLDFKVIKIDRRRNNVVVSRRAVVESENSAEREALLARLKEGVVVKGVVKNLTDYGAFLDLGGIDGLLHITDMA
- the cmk gene encoding (d)CMP kinase; protein product: MHETHVPVITVDGPGGTGKGTLSRHLASLLDWHILDSGALYRALAIAAARRNIVLNDDRRLAAIAADLEVMFPGYTEEGEVSVILEGDDASQMIRSESCARDASRVAGYPLVRKALLGRQKAFRQPPGLVADGRDMGTVVFPDADVKIFLTASQTERAARRHKQLKQKGIDVNLGQLLADIAERDSRDSQRTVSPLKPAPDAIVVDTTGVDIAAMVEHVGGVVRERLPAYSALF
- the aroA gene encoding 3-phosphoshikimate 1-carboxyvinyltransferase, with amino-acid sequence MGSLRAITFQVAPGGPVSGRLRVPGDKSISHRSLMLGALADGVTQVSGFLAGDDTLASLEALRAMGVDIERQEAGNLAIHGVGLGGFSAPQGPLYLSNSGTSVRLLAGVLAGQSFDSELTGDASLSQRPMQRVAEPLARMGARVTLSEQGTLPLHIFGQQRLVGIEYQMPVASAQIKSCVLLAGLYAKGQTCVMEPAATRDHTERLLAQFGYPITCSTGRVCLEGGGRLVATEIQVPADISSAAFFIVSAALVDGSDILLEEVGINPTRTAVIEVLQEMGADITVRNRREMTGEPVADIQVRASPLHGIQIPSSQVSRAIDEFPVIFIAAACARGQTVVTGAAELRVKESDRIEVMAKGLRVLGVHAEPTDDGIRINGGRLHGGSVDSAGDHRVAMAFAVAGLCASAPVAIQNCANVDTSFPGFAEFARGAGFDIVVEKKRHA
- a CDS encoding prephenate dehydrogenase/arogenate dehydrogenase family protein, translating into MALIHRLAIVGVGLIGGSLARALKRAKACEYVVGCARDRERLKKAVALGVIDEFNTDVGSAVRGADMVVVATPLGTTKAVFQSMAGQLNADAIVTDAGSAKEQVVAAARAFLNRHFRLFVPGHPVAGTEKSGVEASCAELFEGHRVILTPLDETDAIAVERVQMMWEKTGAEVVTMGAERHDRLLAATSHLPHVLAYSLVDCLTRMDERQDIFRFAAGGFADFTRIASSSPRMWHDICFANRDNLVRMLEQFGAHLEEIKDAIRRDDSQAVMEVLTRAKAARDDYAAERNTQGGTSKSGHDVDPES
- the hisC gene encoding histidinol-phosphate transaminase, producing MSCDVVELATPGARGLKRYEPGKSIEALRQELDLDSIVKLASNENPLGPSPLALEAIGACLPEIARYPDGSGIKLKEALAEKHGVGFGEITLGNGSNEILELITRVFVTPSHEVIFSEHAFAVYPIVTQAVGAKAIITPAQALGHNLAAMEAAVTENTRLVFIANPNNPTGTWVEESALMAFIEALPHHVLIVVDEAYSEYVDVPHYASCIPWVQRHANLIVTRTFSKAYGLAGLRVGYGVSQVGVAELLNRVRQPFNVNSLALAAAQAALGDEAYIKRSVSLNHAGMEQLTEAFRRLGLHYTPSVANFVCVDFKRPARSIYEALLHEGVIVRPVENYGLENHLRITVGQEHENARFIAALEQVLGAMS
- the pheA gene encoding prephenate dehydratase → MSESNRLNSLRERIDELDTQLVKLISERAKLATQVAHAKGGASSDDSYYRPEREARILHRVIARNEGPLSDEEMARLFREIMSACLALEQPLQIAFLGPEGTFTQTAALKHFGHSVRTTAFDNIDEVFREVESSACDYGVVPVENSIEGVVNHTLDMFINSPLKICGEVELRIHHHLFSNAGDLQQVRRIYSHQQSLAQCRRWLDNHLPRVERIPVNSNAEAARRAAEEAGAAAIAGESAGDHYEIKRLVNNIEDEPDNTTRFLVIGRQSTPPSGNDKTSLLFSSPNKPGVLHQMLESFASNGISMTRIESRPSRRGMWEYVFFVDIEGHAEDNAIADALKQLEERASMLKRLGSYPRAVL